The Xanthomonas sp. DAR 34887 genome has a segment encoding these proteins:
- a CDS encoding peptidoglycan DD-metalloendopeptidase family protein has protein sequence MAFKKIVINSREKGIKDLPWRLREFADRRPLAVLGSVLAVGMVLGIGVSAATGFVGSAQLRAKVERQDAELAQVRRDAQTQVNALAARLGELQAQATRLNALGERLTRMGKLQDGEFDFDQPVGVGGGDDEVSQDMPAPQLSKELDGLQQQFATSGQQLSVLESLLFDHQLDQNAVPSRMPIRNSYITSGFGGRADPFGGGAGNHKGIDFHANVGDPVLAVADGVVSYSGVRGGYGNVVEVDHGNGYVTRYAHNSRLSVKVGDLVRVGQEVAKAGSTGRSTGAHVHFEVWKDGVVMNPAKFLGDGATPVGRRGRG, from the coding sequence ATGGCGTTTAAGAAGATCGTAATCAATTCGCGTGAAAAGGGGATAAAAGACCTGCCGTGGCGGCTGCGCGAGTTCGCAGACCGGCGTCCCCTCGCCGTACTCGGGTCGGTATTGGCGGTGGGCATGGTACTCGGCATTGGCGTCAGCGCCGCGACCGGCTTCGTCGGTTCGGCGCAGTTGCGGGCCAAGGTGGAGCGGCAGGACGCGGAACTGGCGCAGGTGCGCCGCGACGCGCAGACCCAGGTCAACGCGCTGGCCGCGCGGCTGGGCGAACTGCAGGCGCAGGCCACCCGCCTGAACGCGCTGGGCGAACGCTTGACCCGCATGGGCAAGCTGCAGGACGGCGAATTCGACTTCGACCAGCCGGTCGGCGTCGGTGGCGGCGACGACGAGGTCAGCCAGGACATGCCGGCGCCGCAGCTGAGCAAGGAACTGGACGGGCTGCAGCAGCAGTTCGCCACTTCCGGCCAGCAGCTGTCGGTGCTCGAATCGCTGCTGTTCGACCACCAGCTCGACCAGAACGCGGTGCCGTCGCGGATGCCGATCCGCAACAGCTACATCACCTCCGGGTTCGGCGGTCGCGCCGATCCGTTCGGTGGCGGCGCCGGCAACCACAAGGGCATCGACTTCCACGCCAATGTCGGCGACCCGGTGCTGGCCGTGGCCGACGGCGTGGTCAGCTACTCGGGCGTGCGCGGCGGCTACGGCAACGTGGTCGAGGTCGATCACGGCAACGGCTATGTCACCCGCTACGCGCACAATTCGCGGCTGTCGGTGAAGGTCGGCGACCTGGTGCGGGTCGGCCAGGAAGTGGCCAAGGCCGGCTCCACCGGCCGTTCCACCGGCGCGCACGTGCATTTCGAGGTCTGGAAGGACGGCGTGGTGATGAACCCGGCCAAGTTCCTCGGCGATGGCGCCACCCCGGTGGGCCGCCGCGGCCGCGGCTGA
- a CDS encoding DciA family protein gives MSKRKSGEGHTTAPMPALDAALADKVGDPLRRALWLDALDRQLRPHLPPNLASRCRLANVNGEQLVFLVDSPVWHARVRLAEADILAAARSLGLKATRVTVKIATASAHSPMQQARSKPAPVSAATHKGLRDALASLQDIDSTTPEAATASGRRGLRT, from the coding sequence ATGTCTAAGCGAAAGTCCGGCGAGGGCCATACCACCGCGCCGATGCCGGCGTTGGACGCCGCATTGGCGGACAAGGTGGGCGACCCGTTGCGGCGTGCCTTGTGGCTCGACGCGCTGGACCGGCAGTTGCGCCCCCATCTGCCGCCGAATCTGGCCTCCCGTTGCCGGTTGGCCAATGTGAACGGCGAACAGCTCGTTTTTCTCGTTGACTCTCCGGTCTGGCACGCCCGTGTCAGGCTTGCCGAGGCCGATATCCTCGCTGCGGCCCGGTCCCTCGGGCTGAAGGCCACCAGGGTGACCGTCAAGATTGCGACTGCATCCGCGCATTCCCCAATGCAACAGGCAAGAAGCAAGCCAGCACCGGTTTCCGCGGCGACGCACAAGGGATTGCGCGACGCGCTGGCGTCCTTGCAGGACATCGATTCCACGACGCCTGAAGCAGCGACGGCCTCCGGCCGGCGCGGTCTGCGTACGTAG